Proteins from a single region of Streptomyces sp. TN58:
- a CDS encoding cytochrome c oxidase subunit 4, producing the protein MKIQGKMFLWLSLFILIMAVVYGVWSKEPVGTTALFLAFGLSVMIGYYLAFTAKRVDEMAQDNLEADVADEAGELGFFSPHSWQPLSLGIGGALAFMGVIFGWWLMYFSAPIILIGLWGWVYEYYRGENANQ; encoded by the coding sequence GTGAAGATCCAGGGCAAGATGTTCCTCTGGCTCTCCCTCTTCATCCTGATCATGGCCGTCGTGTACGGCGTGTGGTCGAAGGAGCCCGTCGGAACCACCGCGCTCTTCCTGGCCTTCGGCCTGAGCGTCATGATCGGCTACTACCTGGCCTTCACGGCCAAGCGCGTGGACGAGATGGCCCAGGACAACCTGGAGGCCGACGTCGCCGACGAGGCGGGCGAGCTGGGGTTCTTCTCCCCGCACAGCTGGCAGCCGCTCTCGCTCGGCATCGGCGGTGCGCTCGCCTTCATGGGCGTCATCTTCGGCTGGTGGCTCATGTACTTCTCGGCCCCGATCATCCTGATCGGCCTGTGGGGCTGGGTGTACGAGTACTACCGCGGTGAGAACGCGAACCAGTAG
- the ctaD gene encoding cytochrome c oxidase subunit I, whose product MSILNESQGAAAADSYENELPVRRKQPGNVVVKWLTTTDHKTIGTMYLVTSFVFFLIGGLLALFMRAELARPGTQIMSNEQFNQAFTMHGTIMLLMFATPLFAGFANWIMPLQIGAPDVAFPRLNMFAYWLYLFGSTIAVAGFVTPNGAADFGWFAYSPLSDAVRSPGIGADMWIMGLAFSGFGTILGSVNFITTIICMRAPGMTMFRMPIFTWNVLLTGVLVLLAFPVLAAALFALEADRKFGSHIFDAANGGALLWQHLFWFFGHPEVYIIALPFFGIVSEIIPVFSRKPMFGYIGLIAATIAIAGLSVTVWAHHMYVTGGVLLPFFSFMTFLIAVPTGVKFFNWIGTMWKGSLSFETPMLWTIGFLVTFTFGGLTGVILASPPMDFHVSDSYFVVAHFHYVVFGTVVFAMFAGFHFWWPKFTGKMLDERLGKITFWTLFIGFHGTFLVQHWLGAEGMPRRYADYLAADGFTTLNTISTISSFVLGLSMLPFMYNVWKTAKYGKKIEVDDPWGYGRSLEWATSCPPPRHNFLTLPRIRSESPAFDLHHPEIAALDHLEDHGAKAAVTGGKEAGK is encoded by the coding sequence GTGAGCATCCTCAACGAATCCCAGGGTGCCGCCGCAGCCGACTCGTACGAGAACGAGCTGCCGGTGCGGCGCAAGCAGCCGGGCAACGTGGTCGTGAAGTGGCTCACCACCACCGACCACAAGACCATCGGCACGATGTACCTGGTCACCTCGTTCGTGTTCTTCCTCATCGGCGGTCTGCTCGCGCTCTTCATGCGTGCCGAGCTGGCCCGTCCGGGCACGCAGATCATGTCGAACGAGCAGTTCAACCAGGCGTTCACCATGCATGGCACGATCATGCTGCTGATGTTCGCCACCCCGCTGTTCGCGGGCTTCGCCAACTGGATCATGCCGCTGCAGATCGGCGCGCCCGACGTGGCGTTCCCGCGGCTGAACATGTTCGCGTACTGGCTGTACCTCTTCGGCTCGACCATCGCGGTGGCCGGCTTCGTGACGCCGAACGGCGCCGCCGACTTCGGCTGGTTCGCCTACTCCCCGCTGTCGGACGCGGTCCGCTCGCCGGGCATCGGCGCCGACATGTGGATCATGGGTCTGGCCTTCTCCGGCTTCGGCACGATCCTCGGCTCGGTCAACTTCATCACCACGATCATCTGCATGCGCGCTCCGGGCATGACGATGTTCCGCATGCCGATCTTCACCTGGAACGTGCTGCTGACCGGTGTCCTGGTCCTGCTCGCCTTCCCGGTGCTGGCCGCCGCGCTCTTCGCGCTGGAGGCCGACCGCAAGTTCGGCTCGCACATCTTCGACGCCGCCAACGGTGGCGCCCTGCTGTGGCAGCACCTCTTCTGGTTCTTCGGACACCCAGAGGTGTACATCATCGCGCTGCCGTTCTTCGGCATCGTCTCCGAGATCATCCCGGTCTTCTCGCGCAAGCCGATGTTCGGTTACATCGGCCTGATCGCCGCGACGATCGCGATCGCCGGCCTCTCGGTGACCGTGTGGGCCCACCACATGTACGTCACCGGCGGTGTGCTGCTGCCCTTCTTCTCCTTCATGACCTTCCTGATCGCGGTACCGACCGGTGTGAAGTTCTTCAACTGGATCGGCACCATGTGGAAGGGCTCGCTGTCCTTCGAGACCCCGATGCTCTGGACGATCGGCTTCCTGGTCACCTTCACCTTCGGTGGTCTGACCGGCGTCATCCTGGCCTCGCCCCCGATGGACTTCCACGTCTCCGACTCGTACTTCGTCGTCGCGCACTTCCACTACGTCGTCTTCGGCACCGTGGTGTTCGCGATGTTCGCCGGCTTCCACTTCTGGTGGCCGAAGTTCACGGGCAAGATGCTGGACGAGCGTCTGGGCAAGATCACCTTCTGGACGCTGTTCATCGGCTTCCACGGCACCTTCCTGGTGCAGCACTGGCTGGGCGCCGAGGGCATGCCGCGTCGTTACGCGGACTACCTCGCGGCCGACGGCTTCACCACGCTGAACACGATCTCCACGATCAGCTCCTTCGTGCTGGGCCTGTCGATGCTGCCGTTCATGTACAACGTCTGGAAGACGGCCAAGTACGGCAAGAAGATCGAGGTCGACGACCCGTGGGGCTACGGCCGTTCGCTCGAATGGGCGACGTCCTGCCCGCCGCCGCGGCACAACTTCCTCACGCTGCCGCGCATCCGTAGCGAGTCGCCCGCCTTCGACCTCCACCACCCGGAGATCGCGGCGCTCGACCACCTTGAGGACCACGGCGCCAAGGCGGCCGTCACCGGTGGCAAGGAGGCCGGCAAGTGA
- the coxB gene encoding cytochrome c oxidase subunit II, protein MSPYGSDRSPRRPMRRKLLQALTAGVVLATATGCSYTWKDFPRLGMPTPVTEEAPRILSLWQGSWAAALVTGILVWGLIIWSVIFHRRSRTKIEVPAQTRYNMPIEALYTVVPLIIVSVLFYFTARDESKLLALTPKPAHTINVIGFQWSWGFNYIENVDGDAATPKAGAVPKELASIPDRFTKDFPAGAEGVYEKGVPSDRNPQTGNPGPTLVLPKGEKVRFILSSNDVIHSFWVVPFLFKQDVIPGHTNVFEVVPSQEGTFMGKCAELCGVDHSRMLFNVKVVSPEAYKAYLKELAEKGQTGFLPAGIQQTDPARNAEVNKL, encoded by the coding sequence GTGAGTCCCTACGGCTCCGACCGCTCGCCGCGGCGCCCGATGCGGCGGAAGCTGCTGCAGGCGCTGACTGCGGGCGTGGTCCTGGCGACCGCCACTGGTTGCTCGTATACATGGAAAGACTTTCCCCGCCTCGGAATGCCGACCCCGGTAACCGAGGAGGCGCCGCGCATCCTCTCCCTGTGGCAGGGATCCTGGGCGGCCGCGCTCGTCACGGGCATCCTGGTGTGGGGCCTGATCATCTGGAGCGTCATCTTCCACCGGCGCAGCCGGACGAAGATCGAGGTCCCCGCGCAGACCCGGTACAACATGCCCATCGAGGCGCTGTACACCGTGGTCCCGCTCATCATCGTCTCGGTGCTCTTCTACTTCACCGCGCGTGACGAGTCGAAGCTCCTCGCCCTCACCCCGAAGCCGGCGCACACGATCAACGTGATCGGCTTCCAGTGGAGCTGGGGCTTCAACTACATCGAGAACGTCGACGGCGACGCGGCGACCCCGAAGGCCGGAGCGGTTCCCAAGGAGCTCGCCTCCATCCCGGACCGCTTCACCAAGGACTTCCCGGCGGGCGCCGAGGGCGTCTACGAGAAGGGCGTCCCGAGCGACCGGAACCCGCAGACGGGCAACCCGGGTCCGACCCTGGTCCTCCCCAAGGGTGAGAAGGTCCGCTTCATCCTGTCGTCCAACGACGTCATCCACTCCTTCTGGGTGGTCCCCTTCCTGTTCAAGCAGGACGTCATCCCGGGCCACACCAACGTCTTCGAGGTCGTCCCGAGCCAAGAGGGCACCTTCATGGGCAAGTGCGCCGAGCTCTGCGGCGTCGACCACTCCCGGATGCTCTTCAACGTCAAGGTCGTCTCCCCCGAGGCGTACAAGGCGTACCTGAAGGAGCTGGCGGAGAAGGGTCAGACCGGCTTCCTCCCCGCCGGCATCCAGCAGACCGACCCGGCCCGGAATGCGGAAGTGAACAAACTGTGA
- a CDS encoding cysteine desulfurase/sulfurtransferase TusA family protein: MPYFDSASAAPLHPVARQALQASLDEGWADPARLYREGRRARLLLDAAREAAAEAVGCRADELAFTPSGTHAVHAGVAGVLAGRRRVGGHLVVSAVEHSSVLHAAAAHEAHGGSVSEVPVDRFGAVSAPGYAEALLPATALACLQSANHEVGTVQPVAEVAEVCGAAGVPLLVDAAQSLGWGPVEGAWSVLAASAHKWGGPPGVGLLAVRKGVRYSPQGPADERESGRSPGFVNLPAIVAAAASLRAVRAEADAEAARLRVLVDRIRRRVVRLVPDVEVVGDADRRLPHLVTFSCLYVDGEALLHELDRAGFSVSSGSSCTSSTLTPSHVLRAMGVLSEGNVRVSLPPGTRAEEVNAFLEVLPGAVAGVRERLGVAEAPAAAPEADSLELDALGLRCPQPVIELARAITRVPVGGTVTVLSDDEVARLDIPAWCAMRGHDYLGESPRPTGTAYTVRRQS; encoded by the coding sequence ATGCCGTACTTCGACAGCGCGTCCGCCGCTCCCCTGCACCCCGTGGCCCGGCAGGCGTTGCAGGCCTCCCTGGACGAGGGCTGGGCCGATCCGGCCCGGCTGTACCGGGAGGGCAGGCGCGCCCGGCTGCTGCTGGACGCCGCGCGGGAGGCCGCCGCGGAGGCGGTGGGATGCCGTGCCGACGAGCTCGCGTTCACTCCTTCGGGGACGCACGCTGTTCACGCGGGCGTCGCGGGCGTCCTCGCCGGGCGCCGGCGCGTCGGCGGCCATCTGGTCGTATCGGCGGTCGAACACAGTTCTGTACTCCACGCGGCGGCGGCGCACGAGGCGCACGGCGGAAGCGTCAGCGAGGTCCCGGTGGACCGGTTCGGCGCGGTGTCCGCCCCCGGGTACGCGGAAGCGCTGCTCCCGGCGACGGCCCTGGCCTGCCTGCAGTCGGCCAACCACGAGGTGGGCACGGTGCAGCCGGTGGCCGAGGTCGCCGAGGTGTGCGGGGCGGCCGGGGTGCCGCTGCTGGTGGACGCGGCGCAGTCGCTGGGCTGGGGTCCGGTGGAGGGCGCCTGGTCGGTCCTGGCGGCGAGTGCGCACAAATGGGGCGGCCCGCCCGGGGTGGGGCTGCTGGCGGTCCGCAAGGGGGTGCGCTACTCGCCCCAAGGCCCGGCGGACGAAAGGGAGTCGGGCCGCTCCCCCGGCTTCGTGAACCTTCCCGCGATCGTGGCGGCGGCGGCCTCGCTGCGGGCCGTACGGGCGGAGGCGGACGCTGAGGCGGCCCGGCTGCGGGTCCTGGTGGACCGGATCCGGCGGCGCGTGGTGCGGCTGGTCCCGGACGTGGAGGTGGTCGGCGACGCGGACCGGCGGCTGCCGCACCTGGTCACCTTCTCCTGTCTGTACGTCGACGGGGAGGCACTGCTGCACGAGCTGGACCGGGCGGGCTTCTCGGTCTCCTCGGGCTCCTCCTGCACCAGCTCTACGCTGACCCCCAGTCACGTGCTGCGGGCGATGGGGGTGCTGTCGGAGGGGAACGTACGGGTCTCCCTGCCTCCGGGCACCCGCGCCGAGGAGGTCAACGCCTTCCTTGAGGTGCTGCCGGGTGCGGTGGCGGGCGTACGGGAGCGGCTCGGCGTGGCGGAGGCACCGGCGGCGGCTCCGGAGGCGGACTCCCTGGAGCTCGACGCGCTCGGCCTGCGGTGCCCCCAGCCGGTGATCGAGCTGGCCCGGGCCATCACCCGGGTCCCGGTGGGCGGCACGGTGACCGTCCTGTCGGACGACGAGGTGGCGCGGCTGGACATCCCGGCGTGGTGCGCGATGCGGGGCCACGACTACCTGGGCGAGTCCCCCCGCCCCACCGGCACCGCCTACACGGTCCGCCGCCAGTCGTAA
- a CDS encoding carbohydrate kinase family protein gives MRIAVTGSIATDHLMTFPGRFADQLVADQLHTVSLSFLVDNLDVRRGGVGPNICFGMGQLGSRPILVGAAGSDFDEYRAWLERHGVDTDSVRISEVLHTARFVCTTDSDHNQIGSFYTGAMSEARLIELKSVADRVGGLDLVLIGADDPEAMLRHTEECRTRGIPFAADFSQQIARMDGENIRTLMEGATYLFSNEYEKGLIESKSGWSDEEILSKVGTRVTTLGSSGVKIERAGEDTIVVGCPEENAKVDPTGVGDAFRAGFLTGLAWGVGLERAAQVGCMLATLVIETLGTQEYTLARAHFMERFTKAYGEDAAAEVRAHLA, from the coding sequence GTGCGCATCGCAGTCACCGGCTCCATCGCCACCGACCACCTCATGACCTTCCCCGGCCGTTTCGCCGACCAGCTGGTCGCCGACCAGCTGCACACGGTCTCCCTCTCCTTCCTCGTCGACAACCTCGACGTCCGGCGGGGCGGTGTCGGCCCGAACATCTGCTTCGGCATGGGCCAGCTCGGCAGCCGCCCGATCCTCGTCGGCGCCGCGGGATCCGACTTCGACGAGTACCGCGCCTGGCTGGAGCGCCACGGCGTCGACACCGACTCCGTCCGCATCTCCGAGGTGCTGCACACCGCGCGCTTCGTGTGCACCACGGACTCCGACCACAACCAGATCGGCTCCTTCTACACGGGCGCGATGAGCGAGGCCCGCCTGATCGAGCTGAAGTCCGTGGCCGACCGCGTCGGCGGGCTCGACCTCGTCCTCATCGGCGCGGACGACCCCGAGGCGATGCTGCGCCACACGGAGGAGTGCCGGACGCGGGGGATCCCCTTCGCCGCCGACTTCTCGCAGCAGATCGCCCGCATGGACGGCGAGAACATCCGCACCCTGATGGAGGGCGCGACCTACCTCTTCTCGAACGAGTACGAGAAGGGCCTCATCGAGTCCAAGTCCGGCTGGTCGGACGAGGAGATCCTCTCCAAGGTCGGCACCCGCGTGACCACGCTGGGCTCCAGCGGCGTCAAGATCGAGCGGGCCGGCGAGGACACGATCGTCGTGGGCTGCCCCGAGGAGAACGCCAAGGTCGACCCGACCGGTGTCGGTGACGCCTTCCGCGCCGGATTCCTGACCGGGCTCGCCTGGGGCGTCGGCCTGGAGCGCGCGGCGCAGGTCGGCTGCATGCTCGCCACCCTGGTGATCGAGACGCTGGGCACGCAGGAGTACACCCTGGCCCGTGCCCACTTCATGGAGCGCTTCACCAAGGCCTACGGCGAGGACGCGGCGGCGGAGGTCCGTGCCCACCTGGCGTGA
- a CDS encoding HesB/IscA family protein, whose product MSVQDDKTTVSDGILLSDAAAEKVRTLLEQEGRDDLALRVAVQPGGCSGLRYQLFFDERSLDGDVVKDFDGVKVVTDRMSAPYLGGASIDFVDTIEKQGFTIDNPNATGSCACGDSFS is encoded by the coding sequence ATGTCCGTACAGGACGACAAGACCACTGTGAGCGACGGCATCCTCCTGTCCGACGCCGCCGCCGAGAAGGTCAGGACCCTGCTGGAGCAGGAAGGCCGCGATGACCTGGCGCTCCGCGTCGCCGTCCAGCCCGGCGGCTGCTCCGGCCTGCGCTACCAGCTCTTCTTCGACGAGCGCTCCCTCGACGGCGACGTCGTGAAGGACTTCGACGGTGTGAAGGTCGTCACGGACCGCATGAGCGCCCCGTACCTGGGCGGCGCCTCCATCGACTTCGTCGACACCATCGAGAAGCAGGGCTTCACGATCGACAACCCCAACGCCACGGGCTCCTGCGCCTGCGGCGACTCGTTCAGCTAA
- the nadA gene encoding quinolinate synthase NadA, translating to MRVVTTAQPLDVQPTPLALLLLGREADPKSERGVECPGDLPSPSDPDLVERARAAKEKLGDKVFILGHHYQRDEVIEFADVTGDSFKLAKDAAAKPEAEYIVFCGVHFMAESADILTSDDQKVVLPDLAAGCSMADMATAEQVAECWDVLTEAGVAGSTVPVSYMNSSADIKAFTGKHGGTICTSSNAKKALEWAFEQGEKVLFLPDQHLGRNTAVRDMGMSLDDCVLYNPHKPNGGLTAEQLRDAKMILWRGHCSVHGRFSVDSVNDVRARIPGVNVLVHPECKHEVVAAADYVGSTEYIIKALEAAPAGSKWAIGTELNLVRRLANRFAAEDKEVVFLDKTVCFCSTMNRIDLPHLVWTLESLAEGTLVNQIQVDKETESFAKLALERMLALP from the coding sequence GTGCGTGTCGTGACCACCGCCCAGCCGTTGGACGTCCAGCCGACGCCCCTTGCCCTGCTGCTGCTCGGCCGTGAGGCCGACCCCAAGAGCGAGCGCGGGGTGGAGTGCCCCGGCGACCTGCCCTCGCCGTCGGACCCGGATCTCGTGGAGCGCGCCCGCGCGGCCAAGGAGAAGCTCGGGGACAAGGTCTTCATCCTCGGCCACCACTACCAGCGTGACGAGGTCATCGAGTTCGCCGACGTCACCGGTGACTCCTTCAAGCTGGCCAAGGACGCGGCCGCCAAGCCGGAGGCCGAGTACATCGTCTTCTGCGGCGTCCACTTCATGGCCGAGTCCGCGGACATCCTGACCTCGGACGACCAGAAGGTGGTCCTGCCGGACCTGGCCGCCGGCTGCTCGATGGCCGACATGGCCACCGCCGAGCAGGTCGCGGAGTGCTGGGACGTGCTGACCGAGGCGGGCGTGGCCGGCTCGACGGTCCCCGTCTCGTACATGAACTCCTCCGCCGACATCAAGGCCTTCACCGGCAAGCACGGCGGCACGATCTGCACCTCGTCCAACGCGAAGAAGGCCCTGGAGTGGGCGTTCGAGCAGGGCGAGAAGGTGCTCTTCCTCCCGGACCAGCACCTGGGCCGCAACACGGCCGTCCGCGACATGGGCATGTCCCTGGACGACTGCGTGCTCTACAACCCGCACAAGCCGAACGGCGGCCTGACCGCCGAGCAGCTGCGCGACGCCAAGATGATCCTGTGGCGGGGGCACTGCTCGGTCCACGGCCGGTTCTCGGTCGACTCGGTCAACGACGTCCGCGCCCGCATCCCCGGCGTGAACGTCCTGGTCCACCCCGAGTGCAAGCACGAGGTCGTGGCCGCCGCGGACTACGTCGGCTCGACGGAGTACATCATCAAGGCGCTGGAGGCGGCCCCGGCCGGCTCCAAGTGGGCCATCGGCACCGAGCTGAACCTCGTCCGCCGCCTGGCGAACCGATTCGCCGCCGAGGACAAGGAAGTCGTCTTCCTCGACAAGACGGTCTGCTTCTGCTCGACGATGAACCGCATCGACCTCCCGCACCTGGTGTGGACGCTGGAGTCCCTGGCCGAGGGCACCCTCGTCAACCAGATCCAGGTCGACAAGGAGACCGAGAGCTTCGCGAAGCTCGCGCTGGAGCGCATGCTCGCCCTCCCGTAG